One genomic window of Medicago truncatula cultivar Jemalong A17 chromosome 1, MtrunA17r5.0-ANR, whole genome shotgun sequence includes the following:
- the LOC25484877 gene encoding geraniol 8-hydroxylase: protein MDYMTSAMLFSVTCIVTIFIGSLHARSRKSNYKLPPGPSFFTIMSNVVELYNKPQQTLAEFAKLYGPIMRIKLCTETTIIISSSHMAKEILFTNDSLFTDRSVPDNTTTHNHNNFSLVFLPFSPLWQHLRKICHNNLFSTKTLDGSQELRRMKLKDLLNDMHKSSITGEAVDVGRAAFKACINFLSYTFVSQDFVENLDDEYKNIVSTLLSAVGTPNIADHFPVLKIFDPQGIRRHTTLYVSKVFYALDIIIDQRMKMRQSEQYISKNDMLDALLDISKEDSQKMDKRQIKHLLLDLLVAGTETSAYGLERAMSEVVRHPEVMSKAKKELEETIGLGKPIEESDIDRLPYLNAVIKESLRLHPPAPMLLPRKARVDVEIAGYTIPKGAQVLINEWAIGRTDIWDDAHLFSPERFLGSEIDVKGRHFKLTPFGSGRRICPGSPLAVRMLHLMLGSLINSFDWKLENNMEPKDMNLDKQLRAIPVALNKVY, encoded by the exons ATGGATTATATGACTAGTGCTATGCTCTTTTCGGTGACATGCATTGTCACCATCTTCATTGGTTCATTGCATGCAAGAAGCAGAAAATCAAACTACAAGCTTCCACCTGGACCTTCCTTTTTCACTATCATGtcaaatgttgttgaattgtacAACAAGCCACAACAAACACTTGCAGAATTTGCTAAGTTATATGGTCCTATTATGCGCATTAAGCTATGCACAGAAACTACCATAATCATCTCATCATCACATATGGCCAAAGAGATTCTTTTTACAAATGATTCATTGTTCACTGATAGATCTGTTCCTGATAACACAACAACTCACAATCACAACAATTTTAGCTTAGTTTTCCTCCCATTTTCACCTCTTTGGCAACATCTTAGGAAAATATgtcataataatttattttctaccaAGACTCTTGATGGAAGTCAAGAACTTAGACGCATGAAATTAAAAGATCTTCTAAATGATATGCATAAAAGCAGCATAACTGGTGAAGCTGTTGATGTTGGAAGAGCTGCTTTCAAGGCTTGCATTAATTTTTTGTCATATACTTTTGTGTCTCAAGATTTTGTTGAGAATTTAGATgatgaatataaaaatatagtGTCTACTCTATTAAGTGCTGTTGGAACACCAAATATTGCTGATCATTTCCCAGTGTTGAAGATTTTTGATCCACAAGGCATTAGAAGACACACTACTCTTTATGTTTCAAAAGTGTTCTATGCTTTGGATATCATAATTGACCAACGAATGAAAATGAGACAAAGTGAACAGTATATCTCCAAAAATGACATGCTAGACGCCTTGTTGGACATTTCCAAGGAAGATAGCCAAAAGATGGATAAAAGGCAGATTAAGCATCTACTACTT GATCTGCTTGTGGCGGGAACGGAAACATCGGCATATGGATTAGAAAGGGCAATGAGTGAAGTAGTACGGCATCCAGAGGTTATGTCAAAAGCAAAGAAGGAATTAGAGGAAACCATTGGATTAGGCAAACCAATTGAGGAATCAGATATTGATAGGCTTCCATACTTGAATGCAGTGATAAAAGAGAGTTTACGTTTACACCCTCCAGCTCCAATGTTACTTCCTAGGAAAGCAAGGGTAGATGTGGAAATAGCAGGTTACACAATTCCAAAAGGTGCACAAGTTCTGATCAATGAATGGGCTATTGGTAGAACAGACATATGGGATGATGCTCATTTGTTTTCACCAGAAAGATTTTTGGGTTCTGAAATTGATGTCAAAGGTCGACATTTTAAGCTTACACCGTTCGGTAGTGGAAGACGTATATGTCCTGGCTCACCACTTGCTGTTAGGATGTTGCATTTGATGTTGGGATCATTGATCAACTCCTTTGATTGGAAACTTGAAAATAATATGGAACCAAAGGACATGAACTTGGACAAACAACTAAGAGCTATTCCAGTTGCACTAAACAAAGTATATTAA
- the LOC25484880 gene encoding geraniol 8-hydroxylase codes for MDSATSALLFLLTCIVTYFFGSLHAKIRKSNCMLPPGPSFFIIMSHVVELYNKPQQTLAKFARFYGPVMSIKLWTETTIIISSSDMAKEILHTHDSLFIDRSVPDNTTTHNHNNFSLVFLPFSPLWQHLRKICHNHLFSNKTLDASQELRRMKLKDFLNDMHKSSLTGEAVDIGRAAFKACINFLSYTFVSQDFVESLDDEYKDILSTILKAIGTPNLADHFPVLKIVDPQGIRRHTYNYVSKVFHALDIVIDQRIKLRQSEHYVSNNDMLDTLLDISKEDSQKMDKKQIKHLLLDLLVAGTDTTAYGLERAMSEVVRHPEVMSKAKKELEETIGLGKPIEESDIDRLPYLNAVIKESLRLHPPAPMLLPRKARVDVEIAGYTIPKGAQVLINEWAIGRTDIWDDAHLFSPERFLGSEIDVKGRHFKLTPFGSGRRICPGSPLAVRMLHLMLGSLINSFDWKLENDMEPKDMNLDIPLRAIPVAL; via the exons ATGGATTCTGCTACTAGTGCACTTCTCTTTTTGCTGACATGCATTGTCACGTACTTTTTTGGTTCACTACATGCAAAAATCAGAAAATCAAATTGCATGCTTCCACCAGGGCCTTCCTTTTTCATTATCATGtcacatgttgttgaattgtacAACAAGCCACAACAAACACTTGCAAAATTTGCTAGGTTTTATGGTCCTGTTATGAGTATTAAATTATGGACAGAAACTACAATAATAATCTCTTCATCAGATATGGCCAAAGAGATTCTTCATACTCATGATTCATTGTTCATTGATAGATCTGTTCCTGATAACACAACAACTCATAATCACAACAATTTTAGCTTAGTCTTCCTCCCATTTTCACCTCTCTGGCAACACCTTAGAAAAATATGCCATAACCATTTATTCTCCAACAAGACTCTTGATGCAAGTCAAGAACTTAGACGTATGAAATTAAAAGACTTTCTCAATGATATGCATAAAAGCAGCTTAACCGGTGAAGCTGTTGATATTGGAAGAGCTGCTTTCAAGGCTTGCATTAATTTTTTGTCATATACTTTTGTGTCTCAAGATTTTGTTGAATCTTTGGATGATGAATATAAAGATATATTGTCCACTATCTTGAAAGCTATTGGAACACCAAATTTGGCTGATCATTTCCCTGTTTTGAAAATTGTTGACCCACAAGGCATTAGAAGGCACACTTATAATTATGTTTCAAAGGTGTTTCATGCTTTAGATATTGTAATCGACCAACGAATTAAGCTAAGACAAAGTGAACATTATGTCTCTAACAATGATATGTTAGACACCTTGTTGGACATTTCCAAAGAAGATAGCCAAAAGAtggataaaaaacaaattaaacatctATTACTT GATTTGCTTGTAGCGGGAACAGATACAACAGCATATGGATTAGAAAGGGCAATGAGCGAAGTAGTACGCCATCCAGAGGTTATGTCAAAAGCAAAGAAGGAATTAGAGGAAACCATTGGATTAGGCAAACCAATTGAGGAATCAGATATTGATAGGCTTCCATACTTGAATGCAGTGATAAAAGAGAGTTTACGTTTACACCCTCCAGCTCCAATGTTACTTCCTAGGAAAGCAAGGGTAGATGTGGAAATAGCAGGTTACACAATTCCAAAAGGTGCACAAGTTCTGATCAATGAATGGGCTATTGGTAGAACAGACATATGGGATGATGCACATTTGTTTTCACCAGAAAGATTTTTGGGTTCTGAAATTGATGTCAAAGGTCGACATTTTAAGCTTACACCGTTCGGTAGTGGAAGACGTATATGTCCTGGCTCACCACTTGCTGTTAGGATGTTACATTTGATGTTGGGATCATTGATCAACTCCTTTGATTGGAAACTTGAAAATGATATGGAACCAAAGGACATGAACTTGGACATTCCCCTAAGAGCTATTCCAGTTGCACTATAA
- the LOC25484881 gene encoding geraniol 8-hydroxylase produces the protein MDYMTSAMLFLVTCIVTIFIDSLHASRKSNYKLPPGPSFFTIMSNVVELYNKPQQTLAEFAKLYGPIMRIKLCTETTIIISSSHMAKEILFTNDSLFTDRSVPDNTTTHNHNNFSLVFLPFSPLWQHLRKICHNNLFSTKTLDGSQELRRMKLKDLLNDMHKSSITGEAVDVGRAAFKACINFLSYTFVSQDFVENLDDEYKNIVSTLLSAVGTPNIADHFPVLKIFDPQGIRRHTTLYVSKVFYALDIIIDQRMKMRQSEQYISKNDMLDALLDISKEDNQKMDKRQIKHLLLDLLVAGTETSAYGLERAMSEVVRHPEVMSKAKKELEETIGLGKPIEESDIDRLPYLNAVIKESLRLHPPAPMLLPRKARVDVEIAGYTIPKGAQVLINEWAIGRTDIWDDAHLFSPERFLGSEIDVKGRHFKLTPFGSGRRICPGSPLAVRMLHLMLGSLINSFDWKLENNMEPKDMNLDKQLRAIPVALNNMKY, from the exons ATGGATTATATGACTAGTGCAATGCTCTTTTTGGTGACATGCATTGTCACCATCTTCATTGATTCATTGCATGCAAGCAGAAAATCAAACTACAAGCTTCCACCTGGACCTTCCTTTTTCACTATCATGtcaaatgttgttgaattgtacAACAAGCCACAACAAACACTTGCAGAATTTGCTAAGTTATATGGTCCTATTATGCGCATTAAGCTATGCACAGAAACTACCATAATCATCTCATCATCACATATGGCCAAAGAGATTCTTTTTACAAATGATTCATTGTTCACTGATAGATCTGTTCCTGATAACACAACAACTCACAATCACAACAATTTTAGCTTAGTTTTCCTCCCATTTTCACCTCTTTGGCAACATCTTAGGAAAATATgtcataataatttattttctaccaAGACTCTTGATGGAAGTCAAGAACTTAGACGCATGAAATTAAAAGATCTTCTAAATGATATGCATAAAAGCAGCATAACTGGTGAAGCTGTTGATGTTGGAAGAGCTGCTTTCAAGGCTTGCATTAATTTTTTGTCATATACTTTTGTGTCTCAAGATTTTGTTGAGAATTTAGATgatgaatataaaaatatagtGTCTACTCTATTAAGTGCTGTTGGAACACCAAATATTGCTGATCATTTCCCAGTGTTGAAGATTTTTGATCCACAAGGCATTAGAAGACACACTACTCTTTATGTTTCAAAAGTGTTCTATGCTTTGGATATCATAATTGACCAACGAATGAAAATGAGACAAAGTGAACAGTATATCTCCAAAAATGACATGCTAGACGCCTTGTTGGACATTTCCAAGGAAGATAACCAAAAGATGGATAAAAGACAGATTAAGCATCTACTACTT GATTTGCTTGTGGCGGGAACGGAAACATCGGCATATGGATTAGAAAGGGCAATGAGTGAAGTAGTACGGCATCCAGAGGTTATGTCAAAAGCAAAGAAGGAATTAGAGGAAACCATTGGATTAGGCAAACCAATTGAGGAATCAGATATTGATAGGCTTCCATACTTGAATGCAGTGATAAAAGAGAGTTTACGTTTACACCCTCCAGCTCCAATGTTACTTCCTAGGAAAGCAAGGGTAGATGTGGAAATAGCAGGTTACACAATTCCAAAAGGTGCACAAGTTCTGATCAATGAATGGGCTATTGGTAGAACAGACATATGGGATGATGCTCATTTGTTTTCACCAGAAAGATTTTTGGGTTCTGAAATTGATGTCAAAGGTCGACATTTTAAGCTTACACCGTTCGGCAGTGGAAGACGTATATGTCCTGGCTCACCACTTGCTGTTAGGATGTTACATTTGATGTTGGGATCATTGATCAACTCCTTTGATTGGAAACTTGAAAATAATATGGAACCAAAGGACATGAACTTGGACAAACAACTAAGAGCTATTCCAGTTGCCCTAAACAATATGAAGTATTGA